GGATATCCTGGGCGTCACCTCCTCCACGCGCAAAACGAGGCGCGCCGTGGGATCATGTGCGGGGTTCGCGGTGTATAGCCCGTCGATGTCCGAAAGGATCACGTACAGGTCCGCGTTCAGCATCGCCGCGACGATGGCGCCAAGCATGTCGTTGTCGCCAAAGTTGATCTCTGTGAACGACACGGTGTCGTTCTCGTTCACCACGGGAACAGCTCCCAGCTCCAGCATCCTGCCCAGGGTGTTTCGGGCGTTCAGGTAGCCCTCGCGGTCCGTCAGGTCCCTACGGGTCAGAAGCACCTGGCCGCATGGCACGCCGCGGCGCGCGAGCTGTTCTGCGTACACCTCCGTGAGCGCGGCCTGACCGGCCGCGGCGCACGCCTGGCGGCCTGGCATGTCCGTCGGTCGGGCGTCCAAGCCCAGCCTCTCCATGCCGGCCGCGACGGCGCCGGAGGAAACGATGACGACGTGGTAGCCCCGCTCCTGCAGGTCGGCCGCCTGGTCGCACAGCGACCCTATGAACGTACGGTCGGGACGCCCAGACTCGTCCACCAGCGTGGACGAGCCCACCTTCACCACGATGACGTTTGGGGCCTCGAAGATGTCCTCCATCCCTACTCCCCCGCCTGCACTTCCACGACCTCGACCTCGGGCGCGCCCTCGTCCGCGTCCGCATCCTCGAGCCCGTCGAGCATCGAGTCGTCAGAATCGTCCAGCTCGTCGAAGTCGTCCTCGTCCTCGGGTCCCTCGTACGTGAAGCTGTAGCCCAAGATCCTGACCTCGTCTCCGTTCCTGCAGCCGGCCGCGGCGAGCTTGTCGTCGAGCCCGATCCTGTCGAACCTGTGCTGCAGGTAGGCGATGGCCTCGTCGTTGTCCCAGTCCGTCTGGATGACCATGCGCTCCACGGCACCGCCGGAAACGCGCCAGATGCCTGTGGACTCGCTCTTTATGGAGACCATGGCGTCCCTGCGACGGCGCATGAGCTCCGCGCCCTGGTTCAGCGCGACGCTCGACTCCGCATCCTCCTCGACCTTGACGGCGCTCCTCAGGGCCCTCACCTCGGCGGCGGTCCTGGACACAAGCTCATCCAAGCCCTTGCCCGTCACGGCAGACACCGAGAAGAACGGGCGGCCGTCCTTCTCGGCCTCCTCGCGCAGGCGCCTGACGGCGTCCTCCGCGCCCGGCATGTCGCACTTGTTCGCGACGACGATCTGCGGGCGCTCCGCAAGCTCTGCGGCGTACGCGTCCAGCTCGTGGTTGATGGCGCGATAGTCCTCCACCGGATCGCGTCCCTCGTAGCCGCCCGTCACGTCCACGACGTGCAGGATGAGGGCCGTGCGCTCTATGTGGCGCAGGAACTGGTGCCCAAGGCCCTTGCCCTCGCTCGCACCCTCGATGAGGCCGGGGACGTCCGCGACGACGAACGACGAGCCATCCTTCGCGCGCACCATGCCGAGGTTCGGCACGAGCGTCGTGAACGGGTAGTCCGCGATCTTCGGCCGCGCGGCAGAGATTCTGGCGATGATGGAGCTTTTTCCCACGGACGGCATGCCCACGAGCGCCGCGTCCGCCATGAGCTTCATCTCGAGCTCGATCCAGTGCTC
This sequence is a window from Parafannyhessea umbonata. Protein-coding genes within it:
- the obgE gene encoding GTPase ObgE codes for the protein MPTNTFTDVCRINVRGGDGGAGCMSFRREAHVPKGGPDGGDGGRGGDVVLETDPQLSSLIDYRFKHHFRAERGTHGKGARKHGRDGQDLVLKVPLGTVVHELDPQTMEPLYDIADLTKVGQRVVVAPGGVGGRGNIHFVTSVRRAPAFAEKGEPSQEHWIELEMKLMADAALVGMPSVGKSSIIARISAARPKIADYPFTTLVPNLGMVRAKDGSSFVVADVPGLIEGASEGKGLGHQFLRHIERTALILHVVDVTGGYEGRDPVEDYRAINHELDAYAAELAERPQIVVANKCDMPGAEDAVRRLREEAEKDGRPFFSVSAVTGKGLDELVSRTAAEVRALRSAVKVEEDAESSVALNQGAELMRRRRDAMVSIKSESTGIWRVSGGAVERMVIQTDWDNDEAIAYLQHRFDRIGLDDKLAAAGCRNGDEVRILGYSFTYEGPEDEDDFDELDDSDDSMLDGLEDADADEGAPEVEVVEVQAGE
- the proB gene encoding glutamate 5-kinase, whose protein sequence is MEDIFEAPNVIVVKVGSSTLVDESGRPDRTFIGSLCDQAADLQERGYHVVIVSSGAVAAGMERLGLDARPTDMPGRQACAAAGQAALTEVYAEQLARRGVPCGQVLLTRRDLTDREGYLNARNTLGRMLELGAVPVVNENDTVSFTEINFGDNDMLGAIVAAMLNADLYVILSDIDGLYTANPAHDPTARLVLRVEEVTPRISAMAGGAGSAVGTGGMASKVRAARAMIAAGVPMVVCRGRERDSFRRVVEGERLGTRFEGPAGVQHESARKLWIGLAEMPRGSVLLDAGASRAILERGASVLPVGVTSAEGRFSTGDVVNVVSSEGALIGRGITRYSSEDIGRVHGLRLDVIARFMPEKDGQPVIHRDELLVF